From the genome of Leptodactylus fuscus isolate aLepFus1 chromosome 1, aLepFus1.hap2, whole genome shotgun sequence, one region includes:
- the LOC142208617 gene encoding leukotriene B4 receptor 1-like, with protein sequence MNNCVNNFGNDTILSSPASRISGAIFLGLAASLGLPGNIFIIWSILWKMKGREKSVTCILILNLAIADGTVLLLAPFFIAFLALKTWIFGRGVCKVTYYLCCLNMFASIFIIALMSMDRFLAVFRPYMAQSLRKREVVTKVLLAIWLLAGALALPAFAFREVIETQEINATICEPCHASRGEAIFHYTFETLVAFLVPFPLVCFSYMLVLMKLKSSRIGQRSRIEKLIAAILVTFAILWLPYHVVNAIQVTANLTSGSISDKLAIFAKKSRAGATALAFLSACVNPLLYAFAASDLFRVFGVGFVAKLLEGTVAEIQKRVRSQRDLVKGLVRVGSRGESVDLEVKNGVKLVPLNGELYPETHR encoded by the coding sequence ATGAATAACTGCGTCAACAACTTTGGAAATGATACCATCCTGAGTTCCCCGGCTTCCCGCATCTCTGGTGCAATATTTCTAGGTCTAGCAGCATCACTAGGCTTACCTgggaatatcttcattatatggAGCATCTTATGGAAAATGAAAGGCAGAGAAAAGTCTGTAACCTGCATACTCATCCTTAACTTGGCGATAGCTGATGGGACAGTTCTTCTTCTGGCTCctttttttatagcatttttagcCCTAAAGACCTGGATTTTTGGCAGAGGAGTCTGTAAAGTGACCTATTACCTCTGCTGCCTTAACATGTTTGCAAGTATTTTTATTATTGCTTTAATGAGCATGGACCGATTCCTGGCTGTTTTCCGGCCTTATATGGCCCAGTCACTCCGTAAAAGGGAAGTGGTAACAAAGGTTCTCTTAGCCATATGGCTACTAGCAGGAGCCTTGGCTCTCCCAGCATTTGCTTTCAGAGAGGTCATTGAAACTCAAGAGATAAATGCCACTATTTGTGAGCCTTGCCATGCCAGCCGTGGAGAGGCCATCTTCCACTACACCTTTGAGACATTGGTGGCTTTCTTGGTTCCATTTCCTTTGGTATGTTTTAGCTATATGTTAGTATTAATGAAGCTAAAATCAAGTCGGATTGGACAAAGATCACGGATTGAGAAACTAATTGCTGCAATTTTGGTGACATTTGCAATCCTCTGGCTTCCTTACCATGTTGTTAATGCAATTCAGGTGACTGCCAATCTGACATCAGGAAGCATATCTGACAAACTGGCAATATTTGCAAAGAAAAGTAGAGCTGGGGCTACTGCGTTGGCGTTTTTAAGTGCCTGTGTTAACCCTCTGTTGTATGCTTTTGCAGCATCAGACTTATTTAGAGTTTTTGGTGTAGGCTTTGTAGCAAAGCTGCTAGAAGGAACAGTGGCAGAAATCCAAAAAAGGGTCAGATCCCAACGAGACCTTGTAAAAGGCCTGGTAAGGGTTGGAAGTCGGGGAGAATCAGTAGACCTTGAAGTGAAAAATGGAGTAAAATTAGTACCGTTAAATGGTGAACTTTATCCAGAAACACACAGATAG